ATAGTTCCCTGGAATGCCATACTTACATCAAAGTTCTTATAACTGAATCCTAAGTTGAAACCATAAATGAGGTCCGGATTAGGATCACCGATAAAAGTACGGTCATCATCATCATTCAATTCGCCTGATTCTCCTAATTTGGCAAACTTAAAATCACCCGGTTGTGCATTAGGCTGAATCTTGGTACCATTCTTATCCACATAATTGTCTATCTCTTCCTGATTCTGGAATATTCCTATTTGTTTGTACCCCCAGAAACGTCCGATAGGACCTCCTACATATGTACGGCTGGTATTCCCACTCAAATATTCCGATGTAAGTTTGGTTACCTCTGTCTTATAAGTAGACATGTTCAGCCCTACATTGTAATTAAAGTCTTTTCCTATCTGGTTACGGTAGTTGACTACTATTTCAAAACCGGTATTCTTCAAGTCTCCCGCATTGAAGAAGGGGCTGTTAGGGAAGGCGCCAAAAGAAGGAATAGGCATATTCAGCAACATGTCACTTGTTTTCTTTACATAAAAGTCCATGCTTACATCAAGGCTGTTTTTAAAGAAAGACATATCTAAACCGACATTGGTTTGTTGGCTGGTTTCCCATTTAATATCTGCATTTCCCACATAAGTCGGAACGTAACCTTGTGAGTACCCGTTTCCAAAGTACCATTGATTTTCATTATTGGTACCAATCAACGTAAGAGGTGCGTCTCTGTCGATTCGTTGGTTACCATTCTGTCCCCAACCTACACGCAGTTTTAAATTGGAAATTGTATTTTCAATGTTCAGGTTCTTAAAGAATTCTTCATTGCTCACTCTCCAACCTAATGAAACTGATGGGAAATAGCCCCAACGGTTACGTTTGGCAAATCTTGAAGAACCGTCGGCACGGAAATTGACTGTAGCAAGGTATCTGTCATCATATACATAGTTGATACGTCCCAGGTACGACAACATAGAAGATGTTTCTTTACCTCCCGAGGTGTTATCTCCGGCTGTTTGTGCATCAAGTATCTGATAGATTTCATCGTTACCTAAAGCCTTTCTCTTAAATGCATTAATGCCTTCGCTGCTGTTCTTCTCATAAGTCATGGCAACCATTGCATCCAATTTATGCCTGCCTATTGTCGTGTTGTAATTAAGGCGTTGTTCCACCTGATAGTTAGAAGTAACAGCGCTATTATTATTCAATTGAGTTTCTTTATTATATTTACTTTCCTGATTCGCTAAGTTATCTTCCGAAAAAGTAGACGAATAGACAGGGCGGAAATCCTTGAAAGTATCATGGTATCTTTCGAAACTATACTGTACCCGATAGCTCAATCCTTTATACAATTTGATTTGGGCAAACACATTACCAAATACATTGAATATGTCATTGTATCTATTAGGAAGTTCGAGCATGGCTACCGGATTAGGGTCGTAAGACCACTCGGTAGGCGCATATTTGTTATATTCGTAATTTTCAGAAGACGGATCTACCAACGGGCTGATAACAGGGGTAAAAGGATCAGCTTTTTGAATGAAATCGAATGAAGGAATTGCTCCTGCGTCACGTTTTCTTATCTTTGCCAGATTGACATTGGCGCCAACAGTGATAAATTTGTTGATATCATATTCAAGATTCGCTTTAAGTGAAAGTCTCTTGAATTCAGTAGTGATGATTGCACCCTGATCGTCTACATATCCTAAACTTAAAGAAGATCTCGAATTATCTGTCCCCTTACGGATGCTTAGATTATAGTTCTGGTTGAAAGCTGTACGGGTTACTTCATTCCACCAGTTGGTATTATAGCCTTTCTGATACTGATTGGTAAACTTATCCTTCATTGAGTTTTGAAAGCTTGCATCGTTTTCATACGCTTTCATGATGAAGTTGTAGTATTGGTCGCTGTTCATCATGTTCAATGCTTTATAACTGTTTTTTACACCTACATAAGCATCCAATGTTACAGTCGTTTCACCTTTCACCCCTCCCTTGGTAGTAATGAGGATTACTCCATTAGAACCTCTCGAACCATAGATAGCGCAGGCTGAAGCATCTTTTAATACTTCCATACGTTCAATATCAGATGGATTCAGGCTGCTGATGTTATCCATGAACTGTCCATCAACTACGTACAATGGATTGTTGTCATTGACGGTCCCTAAACCTCTCACGCGGATCACTGCATCCGATCCCGGC
The Bacteroides caecimuris DNA segment above includes these coding regions:
- a CDS encoding SusC/RagA family TonB-linked outer membrane protein; this translates as MSKHLLLFILILAVCTNVFAQQTKSISGVVYDSNTGEALIGVSVLEVGTTNGTITDFDGRYTLKVSSNKVSFSYVGFKTEIVNVTNSGTYNVNLVSDNKLDEVVVIGYGTQRKSDLTGALASISSKDIKNYAVSNASELLTGKAAGVFVAASSGQPGSDAVIRVRGLGTVNDNNPLYVVDGQFMDNISSLNPSDIERMEVLKDASACAIYGSRGSNGVILITTKGGVKGETTVTLDAYVGVKNSYKALNMMNSDQYYNFIMKAYENDASFQNSMKDKFTNQYQKGYNTNWWNEVTRTAFNQNYNLSIRKGTDNSRSSLSLGYVDDQGAIITTEFKRLSLKANLEYDINKFITVGANVNLAKIRKRDAGAIPSFDFIQKADPFTPVISPLVDPSSENYEYNKYAPTEWSYDPNPVAMLELPNRYNDIFNVFGNVFAQIKLYKGLSYRVQYSFERYHDTFKDFRPVYSSTFSEDNLANQESKYNKETQLNNNSAVTSNYQVEQRLNYNTTIGRHKLDAMVAMTYEKNSSEGINAFKRKALGNDEIYQILDAQTAGDNTSGGKETSSMLSYLGRINYVYDDRYLATVNFRADGSSRFAKRNRWGYFPSVSLGWRVSNEEFFKNLNIENTISNLKLRVGWGQNGNQRIDRDAPLTLIGTNNENQWYFGNGYSQGYVPTYVGNADIKWETSQQTNVGLDMSFFKNSLDVSMDFYVKKTSDMLLNMPIPSFGAFPNSPFFNAGDLKNTGFEIVVNYRNQIGKDFNYNVGLNMSTYKTEVTKLTSEYLSGNTSRTYVGGPIGRFWGYKQIGIFQNQEEIDNYVDKNGTKIQPNAQPGDFKFAKLGESGELNDDDDRTFIGDPNPDLIYGFNLGFSYKNFDVSMAFQGTIGNDIWNIAKGSLASAGRQNALADAYTKAWTKDGDLDAVYPRITNSDSNNNMRGSSFYVENGSYLRLQNMQIGYTLPSHICQKSKLFSSCRFYVSGQNIFTLTGYSGLDPELGINNPLDMGVDTTRYPSSRTFTFGVNLQF